GAAGCTTTATGAGAAAAAAGCAGAAGGGATCTTCCGGGAGGCCATCCAGGGCATGGTTTATCCCGGAAGCCAAAAAGCGGTCATTGCAGCGATTGATGTCAGAAGCCTTGATGAAGCCGCTGATATCATTTCCGGCAGCACGGTATATGGCAATGCAGTGAAAGGGCTTTACGGAATCGGCAGCACGACCAAACTTTTAAAGGAACTGGACAATGGAATCATTAAGGGACTGGTTGTAAGCGACCAGTTTGATGCGGGCTATATGAGCATCGAAAAGTCCGTGGAAGCGGTCCATGGGGGACTTCAAAGAACACAGATAGTTTTAGATTCTTACTATATTCAGAAGGCCAATATGCGGGAAAGCAAATTTGAAAGGATTTTGTATCCAATTGATTGAGATGGGGGATGGAACATGAAGAAACGATATGGTATTCTGGCAGCGGCGGTTATTCTGCTGCTGGCACTTTGGGGAGTGTTTTATCAGAGTCGTAAGGAGGGAGAAAAGGAAGAAAAAAAGTCCATACGCATTGGAGTGACCTTATACCGTGGGGATGATTCCTTTATCAATACGCTCAGGGGAAATATTGAGGAACAGGCCAAGGAATATGAAAAGGAAACAGGCATTAAGGTTGTCATGGAAATTGTGGATGCCAAGGGGAACCAGAATACCCAGAACAGTCAGGTAGACCGTTTCATTTCTCTGGGCTATGATGCCATCTGCGTGAATATTGTGGACCGCTCCGTGGCCTCCAACATCATCAGCAAGGCAATGGATGCCAGCCTGCCGGTGGTGTTCTTTAACCGGGAGCCGGTGGAGGAGGATATGCGCCGCTGGGAAAAGCTTTACTATGTGGGAGAAAATGCAAAAGAGTCTGCAACCCTTCAGGGAAACATTCTGGTGGAGGCTTATAAAACAGATCCCGCCTCCCTTGACTTAAATGGAGATGGAAAGGTCAGCTATGTTCTTTTGGAAGGTGAAAACAGCCATCAGGACTCCTTGATCCGCACGGAATGGTCCATTCAGACCTTAAAGGATGGCGGAGTGCCCTTAGAAAAGATCACCGGAGGAATTGCCAATTGGGACAGAAGCCAGGCATCCGCCTGGATGGAGCAGTGGCTTTTGGAGTACCCGGATGAGGTGGAAGTGGTGATCTGCAACAATGATGACATG
The nucleotide sequence above comes from Lacrimispora sp. BS-2. Encoded proteins:
- a CDS encoding galactose ABC transporter substrate-binding protein, with the protein product MKKRYGILAAAVILLLALWGVFYQSRKEGEKEEKKSIRIGVTLYRGDDSFINTLRGNIEEQAKEYEKETGIKVVMEIVDAKGNQNTQNSQVDRFISLGYDAICVNIVDRSVASNIISKAMDASLPVVFFNREPVEEDMRRWEKLYYVGENAKESATLQGNILVEAYKTDPASLDLNGDGKVSYVLLEGENSHQDSLIRTEWSIQTLKDGGVPLEKITGGIANWDRSQASAWMEQWLLEYPDEVEVVICNNDDMALGAADALERKRDMRPVKIVGIDGTPQGLEGLRTGKLFGTVQCDSQEYANVIFEIAAAESLGQNVQEIVKLDRDKYYECRQKALTAQ